One Comamonas sp. 26 genomic region harbors:
- a CDS encoding PhoX family phosphatase, giving the protein MAQNLLSRRKALQLFTGAPLLPLGSAISASSLLAACGGGDDDSTPPVTPPVTKNYVSATFTSMAAPTLTTPANMATMYVASQLKVTFDDKSEQAYDLGYQPFFVTGDDVSDGKGGKILSGGYFDIFNNKIIDRTVSGKERQFFSDSPDGTSLLTVPNAKVDGVKGQPVFAVVQFEYTTLAQDSKTDMYGKLPSPIAVLTLDQDQTTGKLSLVKYHNVDTSKVHGLWITCGASLSPWGTHLSSEEYEPDAFSIASNTMFQAYSQNLYGDANKANPYHYGHMPEVIVNVDGTATIKKHFCMGRISHELVQVMPDQRTALMGDDATNSAYFVFVADKEKDLSSGSLYVAKVGAGFSIDPAAKSTAALTWIKLGSATSAEIENLANTLKPADIMTVAKTDPSDASYTKIVANGKTEWIKINPGMDKAAAFLETHRYAAFKGASLGFTKMEGTTVNAKDKIAYSALQNVQSSMVAGNAANVPGNGVSVPKQLVAGVVMALNLKGAQKDTDGAAINSEWMPVDTAPLLAGEDLLDSDGKTLKGDALGNTANPNKIANPDNLKFSEKMRTLFIGEDSSQHVNNFMWAYNVDTKQLSRVLSVPAGGESTGLHAVDEINGWTYIMSNFQHAGDWGSIHATVKTQLDPLLKSNYKDKFGAAVGYITASPSQMKLSAK; this is encoded by the coding sequence ATGGCACAAAATCTGCTCAGCCGTCGTAAGGCCCTGCAACTGTTTACCGGCGCTCCTCTGCTCCCCCTGGGCTCGGCCATTTCGGCTTCCAGCCTGCTGGCCGCTTGTGGTGGTGGCGATGATGACAGCACACCGCCAGTCACTCCGCCAGTCACCAAGAACTATGTCTCGGCAACCTTTACCAGCATGGCTGCCCCCACGCTGACCACGCCGGCCAATATGGCCACCATGTATGTGGCATCGCAGCTCAAGGTCACTTTTGACGACAAGAGCGAGCAAGCCTACGACCTGGGTTACCAGCCCTTCTTCGTGACTGGCGACGATGTCTCGGACGGCAAGGGCGGCAAGATTCTCTCCGGTGGCTATTTCGACATCTTCAACAACAAGATCATCGACAGAACCGTCTCCGGCAAGGAGCGCCAGTTCTTCTCCGATTCGCCCGACGGCACATCGCTGCTGACAGTGCCCAACGCCAAGGTGGACGGCGTCAAGGGTCAGCCCGTGTTTGCCGTGGTGCAGTTCGAATACACCACTCTGGCCCAGGACAGCAAGACCGATATGTACGGCAAGCTGCCCTCGCCCATCGCCGTGCTGACGCTGGACCAGGACCAGACTACCGGCAAGCTGAGCCTGGTGAAATACCACAACGTGGACACCTCCAAGGTCCATGGTCTGTGGATCACCTGCGGTGCCAGCCTCTCACCCTGGGGCACGCACCTGTCCTCGGAAGAGTACGAGCCTGATGCCTTCAGCATCGCCAGCAACACCATGTTCCAGGCCTACAGCCAGAACCTCTATGGCGATGCAAACAAGGCCAACCCCTACCACTACGGCCACATGCCTGAAGTGATCGTCAACGTCGACGGTACTGCCACGATCAAAAAGCATTTCTGCATGGGCCGCATCTCGCACGAACTCGTGCAGGTCATGCCCGACCAGCGCACCGCACTCATGGGCGATGACGCCACCAACAGCGCCTACTTCGTGTTTGTGGCCGACAAGGAAAAAGACCTGTCCTCGGGTTCGCTGTATGTCGCCAAGGTCGGAGCCGGTTTCTCCATCGACCCCGCCGCCAAGAGCACGGCAGCACTGACCTGGATCAAGCTGGGATCGGCCACCAGCGCCGAAATCGAGAACCTGGCCAACACGCTCAAGCCTGCGGACATCATGACCGTGGCCAAGACCGACCCCAGCGACGCCAGCTACACCAAGATCGTGGCCAACGGCAAGACCGAGTGGATCAAGATCAACCCCGGCATGGACAAGGCCGCCGCCTTCCTCGAAACCCACCGCTATGCCGCCTTCAAGGGTGCCAGCCTGGGCTTTACCAAGATGGAAGGCACGACCGTCAACGCCAAGGACAAGATTGCCTACTCTGCGCTGCAGAATGTGCAGTCCTCCATGGTGGCCGGCAACGCCGCCAACGTGCCCGGCAACGGCGTCTCCGTGCCCAAGCAACTGGTGGCTGGCGTGGTGATGGCGCTGAACCTCAAGGGTGCCCAGAAGGACACCGACGGCGCAGCCATCAACAGCGAATGGATGCCCGTGGACACCGCCCCCTTGCTGGCCGGCGAAGATCTGCTGGACAGCGATGGCAAAACCCTCAAGGGCGATGCTCTGGGCAACACCGCCAACCCGAACAAGATTGCCAACCCCGACAACCTCAAGTTCTCGGAAAAAATGCGCACCCTGTTCATCGGCGAGGACAGCAGCCAGCACGTCAACAATTTCATGTGGGCCTACAACGTGGACACCAAGCAGCTGTCACGCGTGCTGTCCGTGCCCGCAGGCGGTGAATCCACCGGTCTGCACGCCGTGGACGAGATCAACGGCTGGACCTACATCATGAGCAACTTCCAGCACGCTGGCGACTGGGGCAGCATCCATGCCACCGTCAAGACCCAGCTCGATCCGCTGCTCAAGAGCAACTACAAGGACAAGTTCGGTGCCGCCGTGGGTTACATCACGGCCTCGCCATCACAGATGAAGCTCAGCGCCAAATAA
- a CDS encoding BPSS1780 family membrane protein — MKLQIVPARTGLQWVLQGLRTFKSQPLALAALFFLGMASMSLISALPLIGPVLALALLPCISLTMMVAASEAAHGRKPTPALLLVSFRSGSQHLHSMLMLGCMYAAGFLLIIGASTIVDGGNFASVYLGQTPMTRELAEEPEFQSAMWLSMCLYLPLSLAFWHAPALIHWHGISPVKSLFFSFVGCIRNIGAYFVFGVCWVGVFIATGMVLAIVTGILAALIGSIAGGLMVATALALAAVFFTSIVFSFRDSFSPPDADPSLVDSASDAAPPSDL, encoded by the coding sequence ATGAAACTTCAAATCGTTCCCGCCCGCACTGGTCTTCAGTGGGTGCTACAAGGTCTGCGCACGTTCAAAAGCCAGCCTCTGGCTTTGGCCGCCCTGTTCTTTCTGGGCATGGCCAGCATGTCGCTGATCTCGGCCCTGCCGCTCATCGGCCCCGTTCTCGCTCTGGCACTGCTGCCCTGCATCTCGCTGACCATGATGGTGGCGGCCTCCGAAGCCGCCCACGGCCGCAAGCCCACGCCCGCATTGCTGCTGGTGTCGTTTCGCTCCGGCAGCCAGCACCTGCATTCCATGTTGATGCTGGGCTGCATGTACGCCGCAGGCTTTCTGCTCATCATCGGTGCCTCCACCATTGTGGATGGCGGCAACTTCGCCAGCGTCTATCTGGGCCAGACCCCCATGACACGCGAGCTGGCCGAAGAGCCCGAGTTCCAGTCCGCCATGTGGCTGAGCATGTGCCTGTACCTGCCTCTGTCGCTGGCCTTCTGGCATGCCCCTGCCCTCATTCACTGGCATGGCATCAGCCCCGTCAAATCGCTGTTCTTCAGCTTTGTGGGCTGCATCCGCAATATCGGCGCGTACTTTGTCTTTGGCGTGTGCTGGGTCGGCGTCTTCATCGCCACCGGCATGGTTCTAGCCATCGTCACCGGCATTCTGGCTGCACTCATCGGCAGCATTGCAGGCGGGCTGATGGTGGCTACGGCGCTAGCCCTGGCTGCGGTGTTTTTCACCTCCATCGTGTTCTCCTTCCGCGATAGCTTCAGCCCACCCGATGCTGACCCGTCTCTGGTCGACTCCGCATCCGACGCCGCGCCGCCTTCTGATCTTTAA
- a CDS encoding UvrD-helicase domain-containing protein — protein sequence MFPIDLLDFAPEGANPASNSPLLAGLNDEQLAAVTLPAGHALILAGAGSGKTRVLTTRIAWLLQTGQATPGSILAVTFTNKAAKEMLARLSVMLPYNVRGMWIGTFHGLCNRMLRAHYQAAKLPQAFQILDTQDQLSAIKRLCKQFNVDDERFPPKQLMYFIAGCKEEGMRPADVVATDPDTRKKVELYQLYEEQCQREGVVDFGELMLRSFELLRDDVHLRQHYQRRFQHMLVDEFQDTNKLQYQWLKQLAGEADGERYVSQSSVIAVGDDDQSIYAFRGARVGNMADFIREFDVKNQIKLEQNYRSYSNILDCANALISNNSNRLGKNLRTTQGPGEPVRIYESPSDLAEAAWMVDEIKQLVKNDGFKRQEIAVLYRSNAQSRVIESALFNASIPYRVYGGLRFFERAEIKHALAYLRLLENPHDETSFLRVVNFPARGIGARTIEVLQDTARSSGCSLNDAVTAVGGSAGTKLQGFVAKLDVLREQMQGKTLREIIETVQEQSGLIEHYRNEKEGADRIENLQELVTAAESFVTQEGFGRDAVALPVDEHGNAAQALSQSPASQGLDPNAPLLDEALKAPAGTAASMVNADTGETLSPLQAFLVHAALEAGDNQAQAGQDAVQLMTVHASKGLEFDAVFIGGVEEGLFPHENAMMDRGGIEEERRLAYVAITRARKRLYLSHSQTRMLHGQTRYNTKSRFFDELPEEALKWITPKQGGFGSFAPNSGAGGAYGSKAGGPFGSNWGSKQTEVFASPPVPKQKVEPSHGIKAGIAVFHNKFGEGKVLAVEGQGDDARAQVSFGRHGTKWLALSIAKLTIVD from the coding sequence ATGTTCCCGATCGACCTGCTTGACTTCGCGCCCGAAGGCGCAAACCCCGCATCCAACTCGCCCCTGCTGGCGGGCCTCAACGATGAGCAACTGGCGGCTGTAACGCTGCCTGCGGGCCATGCGCTGATCTTGGCGGGCGCTGGCTCGGGCAAGACCCGCGTGCTCACCACGCGTATCGCCTGGCTGCTGCAGACCGGGCAGGCCACGCCAGGCTCCATTCTGGCCGTGACCTTTACCAACAAGGCCGCCAAAGAGATGCTGGCGCGTCTGTCCGTCATGCTGCCCTACAACGTGCGCGGCATGTGGATTGGCACCTTCCACGGCCTGTGCAACCGCATGCTGCGCGCCCACTATCAGGCCGCCAAGCTGCCGCAGGCGTTTCAGATTCTGGATACGCAAGACCAGCTCTCGGCCATCAAGCGGCTGTGCAAGCAGTTCAATGTGGACGACGAGCGCTTTCCGCCCAAGCAGCTGATGTACTTCATCGCGGGTTGCAAGGAAGAAGGCATGCGCCCCGCCGATGTGGTGGCCACCGACCCCGATACGCGCAAAAAGGTAGAGCTGTACCAGCTCTACGAAGAGCAATGCCAGCGCGAAGGCGTGGTGGATTTTGGCGAGCTGATGCTGCGCAGCTTTGAGCTGCTGCGTGACGATGTGCATCTGCGCCAGCATTACCAGCGCCGCTTTCAGCACATGCTGGTCGACGAATTTCAGGACACCAACAAGCTGCAATACCAGTGGCTCAAGCAACTGGCGGGCGAGGCCGATGGCGAGCGCTATGTCTCGCAATCCAGCGTGATTGCCGTGGGCGATGACGACCAGAGCATCTACGCCTTTCGCGGTGCGCGCGTGGGCAATATGGCTGACTTCATTCGCGAGTTTGATGTCAAAAACCAGATCAAGCTGGAGCAGAACTACCGCAGCTACAGCAATATTCTGGACTGCGCCAATGCCCTTATCAGCAACAACAGCAACCGTTTGGGCAAGAACCTGCGCACCACGCAAGGGCCGGGCGAGCCGGTGCGCATTTACGAATCCCCCAGCGATCTGGCCGAGGCCGCGTGGATGGTCGACGAGATCAAGCAGCTGGTCAAAAACGACGGCTTCAAGCGCCAGGAAATTGCCGTGCTCTACCGCAGCAATGCGCAAAGCCGGGTGATTGAATCGGCGCTGTTCAACGCCTCCATTCCCTATCGTGTGTACGGCGGCCTGCGCTTTTTTGAGCGCGCGGAAATCAAGCATGCGCTGGCTTATCTGCGCCTGCTGGAGAACCCGCACGACGAAACCAGCTTCTTGCGCGTGGTGAATTTTCCCGCACGCGGCATTGGTGCGCGCACGATTGAGGTGCTGCAGGACACGGCACGCAGCAGCGGTTGCTCTTTGAATGATGCTGTGACGGCGGTAGGGGGCTCAGCCGGTACCAAGCTGCAGGGCTTTGTGGCCAAGCTTGATGTGCTGCGCGAGCAGATGCAGGGCAAGACGCTGCGCGAAATCATCGAAACGGTGCAAGAGCAAAGTGGCCTGATCGAGCATTACCGCAATGAAAAAGAAGGTGCCGACCGCATCGAAAACTTGCAGGAACTGGTGACCGCTGCCGAGAGCTTTGTGACGCAAGAAGGCTTTGGCCGCGACGCGGTGGCGTTGCCGGTGGATGAGCATGGCAATGCCGCTCAAGCTTTGTCGCAGTCACCTGCCAGTCAAGGGCTTGACCCGAATGCACCGCTGCTGGATGAAGCCTTGAAGGCACCTGCTGGCACGGCGGCGTCCATGGTCAATGCCGACACGGGCGAAACTCTGTCGCCGCTGCAGGCCTTTCTCGTCCACGCAGCATTGGAAGCGGGTGACAACCAGGCGCAGGCCGGGCAAGACGCGGTGCAGCTGATGACCGTGCACGCATCCAAGGGGCTGGAGTTTGATGCCGTGTTTATCGGCGGTGTGGAGGAAGGCCTGTTCCCCCACGAGAATGCCATGATGGACCGCGGCGGTATCGAAGAAGAGCGCCGCCTGGCTTATGTGGCCATCACCCGCGCCCGCAAGCGCCTTTACCTGAGCCATTCGCAGACGCGCATGCTCCACGGGCAGACGCGCTACAACACCAAGAGCCGTTTCTTTGACGAATTGCCTGAAGAGGCGCTGAAGTGGATCACGCCCAAGCAAGGCGGCTTTGGCAGTTTTGCTCCTAATTCGGGTGCTGGTGGCGCTTATGGATCAAAGGCTGGAGGCCCGTTTGGCTCCAACTGGGGCAGCAAGCAGACGGAAGTTTTCGCCAGCCCGCCCGTACCCAAGCAAAAGGTCGAGCCATCGCATGGCATCAAGGCGGGCATTGCGGTGTTCCACAACAAGTTCGGCGAGGGCAAGGTGCTGGCCGTCGAGGGCCAGGGCGACGATGCGCGTGCCCAGGTCAGCTTTGGCCGTCACGGCACCAAGTGGCTGGCGCTGTCGATTGCCAAGCTGACGATTGTGGATTGA